The Phaeobacter gallaeciensis DSM 26640 genomic sequence CCACGTTTCTGCGCTGTCTCAATCGGATGAATGACACGATTGATATCTGCCGGGTGACCGGGGATATCTCAATCGATGGGGAAGACATCTATGACAGCCGCGTGGACCCGGTGCAGCTGCGCGCCAAGGTGGGCATGGTGTTTCAGAAGCCCAACCCTTTCCCCAAGTCGATCTATGACAATGTCGCCTATGGCCCACGTATTCACGGCCTTGCCGCCAATAAGGCGGAGCTGGATGAGATCGTCGAGAAATCCCTGCGCCGTGGCGCCATCTGGGATGAGGTGAAGGATCGGCTTGATGCGCCCGGCACTGGCCTATCGGGTGGTCAGCAACAACGCCTGTGCATCGCCCGCGCCGTCGCGACCGAACCAGAAGTGCTGTTGATGGATGAACCCTGTTCCGCACTTGACCCGATCGCCACTGCCCAGATCGAAGAGTTGATCGACGAACTGCGCAACAGCTATTCGGTGGTGATCGTCACCCACTCAATGCAGCAGGCCGCACGTGTGAGCCAGAAAACAGCCTTCTTCCACCTTGGCAATCTGGTGGAATTTGGCGCAACCGGCCAGATCTTCACCAACCCTGAGGATCCGCGCACCGAAAGCTATATCACCGGCCGTATCGGCTGATCGAGGACAGACCCATGGTAGAACAACATATTGCATCCGCATTTGACCGCGACCTCGAAGCCATTCAGGCGCAGATCATGAAAATGGGCGGTCTGGTTGAGGCCGCCATCATGGACGCCGCCCGCGCGCTGGAAACCCGCGATGAGGAACTGGCTCAGCAGGTGCGTCAGGGCGACAAGGCCATCGACGGCCTTGAAGAACTGATCAACGAAGAGGCCGCCCGCGTCATCGCCATCCGTGCGCCCGCTGCTGTTGACCTGAGGCTGGTGCTCTCGGTGATGAAGATCTCCGGCAATCTGGAACGCATCGGCGACTACGCCAAGAATATCGCCAAGCGGACGGCTGTGCTGGCGCAAGGGCCGAATGTCTCCGAGAGCGCGGCTGCCATGCGCCGCATGGCACGTGAAGTGGAACTGATGCTGAAGGACGCGCTGGATTCCTACATTCAGCGCGACGTGGAACTTGCGCAGGATGTGATCGCCCGTGACCGTGATGTCGATCAGATGTACAACGCGCTGTTCCGCGAATTCCTCACCTTCATGATGGAAGATCCCCGCAATATCACCCCCTGTATGCACCTGCATTTCATCGCCAAAAACGTCGAACGTATGGGCGATCATGTGACCTCCATTGCCGAACAGGTGGTCTACTTGGTGACCGGCGACAAGCCCGAGGATGACCGGCAGAAAGCCGACACCACATCGTCCGTGCCGCAGGAGGTCTGACCATGGCTGCCGACCAACCCACCGTTTTGGTGGTCGAGGACGAATTGGCCCAACGCGAGGTGCTGGCCTATAATCTGGAGGCCGACGGCTTTCGCGTGCTGCGCGCCGAACATGGTGAGGAAGCGCTGCTGATCGTCGAAGAGGACATGCCGGATATCATCGTTTTGGACTGGATGATGCCGAACCTCAGCGGGATCGAAGTCTGCCGCCGCCTAAAAACCAGAACCGAAACCCGCAATATCCCGATCATCATGCTCTCGGCTCGCTCCGAGGAGGTGGACAAGGTGCGCGGGCTGGAAACCGGTGCGGATGACTATGTGGTCAAACCCTATTCCGTGATTGAGCTGATGGCCCGTGTGCGGACCCAGCTGCGGCGCGTGCGCCCCTCAACCGTTGGGGTGCGGCTTGAATTCGACGACATCGTCCTGGATGCTGAAACCCATAAAGTCAGCCGGGGCGAGGCGCCGTTGAAGCTTGGGCCAACCGAATTTCGCCTGCTGTCGACCTTTATGGAAAAACCCGGTCGAGTCTGGAGCCGGGAGCAGCTGCTGGACCGCGTCTGGGGGCGGGACATCTATGTCGACACCCGCACTGTGGACGTCCACATCGGTCGTTTGCGCAAGGCGCTGACCCAACACGGCGGATCGGATCCTGTGCGGACAGTTCGCGGTGCAGGGTACGCTTTAGGGTAGGTCTCTACCACATTAATAAAGCTATGAAATTTTGGAAAAGCGAAATCCAACCACCTGAGAGCTACCGTGGCAGCGGATCTTCTGGCTGCGCCTGACCCGCCAACCAACTGCGGAACTTGATCAGGGCAGGGTCCTTGGAGCGGGCCTCAGGCCAGACAAGGTAATAAGCGCCCGGGCTCTCCGTCGCGGTCGGGTGCAAAGCCACCAAACGCCCGGTGGCGAGGTCCTGCTCCACCAGATAGTCCGGCATCAGGGCGACCCCCAACCCGTGCAATGCCGCCTGCGTGATGGTTGCGAACTGATCATACATGGTCCCGGATGATCCATCCGCCATTTTGATATCATGGCTCGCGAACCACTGCTCCCAGGCGCGCGGGCGGGTCTGGATGTGCAACAGGGGCAGAGCGGCAATATCTGCCGCGGTTGTGATCTCTCGGCCCGTCAACAGATCTGGTGCGCAAACCGGCAACATTTGCTCATGCTTCAGCAAAAGTGCCGCCGTCCCGGGCCAATCAGCGGTGCCGAAATGTATCGCAGCATCAAACCCTTCGCTGAGGAAGTTGAACGGCTCAAGTCGCGTCGACATATTGATCGTCACATCCGGATGCAATCGCGCAAATTCCGGCAGCCGTGGCATCAGCCAGCGCATTCCAAAGGCCGGCAGAATGGCCAGATTGAGGCTTCCGGCCAAAGGCGCCGCCTGCACACGCAACGTCGATTGTGCAATCTGGTTCAAGGCCTGCCGGATGTCAGCAGCATAGGTCTGCGCCTCAGATGAGAGAGTTAGCCGTTTCTGATCCCGCCGAACCAAATCCACGCCCAACTGGCGCTCGAGTGCCTGCAATTGGCGGCTGACAGCCCCTTGGGTCAGCGCCAGCTCATCCGCCGCCGCTGAGGCGCTGCCCAAACGGTCCAGCGCTTCCAGCGCGCGCAGCGCCGCAATTGAGGGGAGAAAGCGTCTGGGCGTGGCCATCTATGAGCTATTGTAATGTTTTCTTGTGGTTCTGTCGCTGTCCATCTCCTTACCGCAAGGTTAAGGTCGGCGGCAAGTTTTAGATCAGAAGGTGACGAAAAATGACCGATAAACCTGCATTGCGCGCCAAGGATGCCCCGGATCTGGGTCAGTTCAACTGGGAAGATCCGCTACGGTTGGATGATCAGTTGACTGAGGATGAGCGGATGATTGCGGCATCTGCACGGTCTTATGCCCAGGAAAAACTTCAATCTCGCGTTCTAACTGCTTACGAAAATGAAGAAACAGACCCAGAGATTTTCCGTGAAATGGGTGAGATGGGCCTCCTTGGGACGACCATTCCGGAACAATACGGCGGTCTCGGCGCGGGCTATGTGTCCTATGGGCTGGTTGCGCGTGAGGTCGAGCGCGTCGACAGCGGCTACCGCTCGATGATGTCGGTGCAAAGCTCGCTCGTCATGTATCCCATTTACGCATATGGCAGCGAAGAGCAGCGCCAAAAATACCTGCCGAAACTCTCCTCGGGTGAGTGGATCGGATGTTTCGGCCTCACCGAACCCGATGCGGGATCCGACCCGGCGGGCATGAAAACCCGCGCGGAAAAGACCGAAGGCGGCTACCGATTGACCGGGTCGAAAATGTGGATCTCCAACGCGCCAATCGCAGATGTGTTTGTCGTCTGGGCCAAATCCGAAGCTCATGGTGGCAAGATCCGCGGTTTCATCCTCGACAAAGGCATGAAGGGGCTGTCTGCGCCCAAAATCGCCAATAAGGCTTCGCTACGCGCCTCCATCACCGGTGAGATCGTCATGGACGGCGTTGAGGTCGGCGATGACGCGCTGCTGCCCCATGTGGAAGGTTTGAAAGGCCCGTTCGGCTGCCTGAACCGCGCGCGCTATGGCATCAGCTGGGGCGCGATGGGCGCCGCAGAAGCCTGCTGGCATGCCGCTCGCCAATATGGCCTCGATCGCAAACAATTTGGTCGCCCCCTAGCCAACACCCAGTTGTTCCAGCTGAAGCTCGCCAATATGCAGACCGAAATCACGCTCGGCCTACAGGCCTCCTTGCGCGTGGGGCGTCTGATGGACGACGCCAATGCCGCGCCGGAGATGATCTCCATCGTGAAGCGTAACAACTGCGGCAAGGCGCTGGAGATCGCGCGTAATGCTCGCGATATGCACGGCGGCAACGGCATCAGCCTGGAGTTCGGCGTCATCCGGCACATGGTTAACCTGGAAACTGTGAACACTTATGAGGGGACTCATGATGTTCACGCACTGATCCTCGGGCGCGCGCAGACGGGTCTGCAAGCCTTTTTCTAAGCGCACCCGACCAACAACTGATCAATAAAACCATTAAAAATCGCACTGTTGCCAGACAACGGTGCGATTTTTTGTTAAGATCGTAACCGAGATGTAAATCCATGTGGGGGTTAACACTCCTGACGCCCTCCTCATTTACGCAGATCTGAATTGCATTTTTGCAAAATGCAGTCGCGCCCACAGCGGTGCAAAGAGAAACAGGTAGATCTGACGAGGTTTTCTGTTCCCTTTGGCGGAAAATAGTTAAGGGCGTAAATCTGGACATTCGTGCATTCATTGGAGCGCAGAGGGCGAAGCAAAGCGACATGGTTAATGCCCACATGATCCGGCGCAGCACCGATAGTAGAATGACTGTTCCATACAGAGAGTTCTGCAAAAGGCGCATGCTCACCGCTGAATCTTCCGCTGAGCTGCTAGTTTGCAAAAGAGCGCGAGCCAGGTGCAATCAAATGGCCGAAATGACAGGTTAACCCTGCTGCACAGATGCAAACTACGGCAGCTGAAGCCAACCAAATCATGCGAATTCCCCAAAGCGCAGGCGAACTCCTGCAGGATCGCCGAGGTGTTTTTGCCAGACACATCAACCTCAATAAATGAAAGGTAAATGCGCAAAGGAGCTTATTTAGCTTGGTGGATCTACCTTACGCAAAATTACCTGTAATCAGTATTATGTATAATATTTGTGATGTAGCGTCACTATTGCAGGTCCAGCCTGTACCCGAAACAGTATCATAAATACATCGTCATCAGTTGAGGCCCACATGGATCTGCAAGGCAAAACAATTGTCATAACCGGTGCCGCAACAGGTATCGGGCGTGCATTGGCGATCGCAATGGCTGGGTATAGTCCAAAACATATCGTCTGCGCGGATTTGGACGGACTGGGCGCGCAGTGCACTGCTGATGAAACCGGTGGTCGTGCCTATACCTTGGACGTCGGATCGGACCGCGCCATCGCTGAGATGATTGATGTGATCGAGGATGAAATCGCACCGATCGATGTGTTCTGCTCCAATGCTGGGATCCTTCGGATCGGCGGACTTGAGACCTCGCTCACAGACTGGCAGCAAAGCTGGGATATCAACGTGATGGCCCATGTCTCGGCCGCGCGTCACCTGGTACCGCGAATGATCAAGCGCGGTGGCGGTTACTTTCTCAACATCGCCTCGGCGGCTGGACTGTTGAACCAGATTGGGGCTGCGAGCTATGGGGTGAGCAAACACGCCGCTGTCGGGTTTTCTGAGTGGCTTGCGATTACCCATGGCGATCAAGGGATCGGCGTATCCGTGGCCTG encodes the following:
- the pstB gene encoding phosphate ABC transporter ATP-binding protein PstB; the protein is MNLMTALDKDVQTQKTKIAAKNVNVYYGESHAIKDVNVEIEDNTVTAFIGPSGCGKSTFLRCLNRMNDTIDICRVTGDISIDGEDIYDSRVDPVQLRAKVGMVFQKPNPFPKSIYDNVAYGPRIHGLAANKAELDEIVEKSLRRGAIWDEVKDRLDAPGTGLSGGQQQRLCIARAVATEPEVLLMDEPCSALDPIATAQIEELIDELRNSYSVVIVTHSMQQAARVSQKTAFFHLGNLVEFGATGQIFTNPEDPRTESYITGRIG
- the phoU gene encoding phosphate signaling complex protein PhoU — translated: MVEQHIASAFDRDLEAIQAQIMKMGGLVEAAIMDAARALETRDEELAQQVRQGDKAIDGLEELINEEAARVIAIRAPAAVDLRLVLSVMKISGNLERIGDYAKNIAKRTAVLAQGPNVSESAAAMRRMAREVELMLKDALDSYIQRDVELAQDVIARDRDVDQMYNALFREFLTFMMEDPRNITPCMHLHFIAKNVERMGDHVTSIAEQVVYLVTGDKPEDDRQKADTTSSVPQEV
- the phoB gene encoding phosphate regulon transcriptional regulator PhoB; its protein translation is MAADQPTVLVVEDELAQREVLAYNLEADGFRVLRAEHGEEALLIVEEDMPDIIVLDWMMPNLSGIEVCRRLKTRTETRNIPIIMLSARSEEVDKVRGLETGADDYVVKPYSVIELMARVRTQLRRVRPSTVGVRLEFDDIVLDAETHKVSRGEAPLKLGPTEFRLLSTFMEKPGRVWSREQLLDRVWGRDIYVDTRTVDVHIGRLRKALTQHGGSDPVRTVRGAGYALG
- a CDS encoding LysR substrate-binding domain-containing protein, giving the protein MATPRRFLPSIAALRALEALDRLGSASAAADELALTQGAVSRQLQALERQLGVDLVRRDQKRLTLSSEAQTYAADIRQALNQIAQSTLRVQAAPLAGSLNLAILPAFGMRWLMPRLPEFARLHPDVTINMSTRLEPFNFLSEGFDAAIHFGTADWPGTAALLLKHEQMLPVCAPDLLTGREITTAADIAALPLLHIQTRPRAWEQWFASHDIKMADGSSGTMYDQFATITQAALHGLGVALMPDYLVEQDLATGRLVALHPTATESPGAYYLVWPEARSKDPALIKFRSWLAGQAQPEDPLPR
- a CDS encoding acyl-CoA dehydrogenase; the encoded protein is MTDKPALRAKDAPDLGQFNWEDPLRLDDQLTEDERMIAASARSYAQEKLQSRVLTAYENEETDPEIFREMGEMGLLGTTIPEQYGGLGAGYVSYGLVAREVERVDSGYRSMMSVQSSLVMYPIYAYGSEEQRQKYLPKLSSGEWIGCFGLTEPDAGSDPAGMKTRAEKTEGGYRLTGSKMWISNAPIADVFVVWAKSEAHGGKIRGFILDKGMKGLSAPKIANKASLRASITGEIVMDGVEVGDDALLPHVEGLKGPFGCLNRARYGISWGAMGAAEACWHAARQYGLDRKQFGRPLANTQLFQLKLANMQTEITLGLQASLRVGRLMDDANAAPEMISIVKRNNCGKALEIARNARDMHGGNGISLEFGVIRHMVNLETVNTYEGTHDVHALILGRAQTGLQAFF
- a CDS encoding SDR family NAD(P)-dependent oxidoreductase → MDLQGKTIVITGAATGIGRALAIAMAGYSPKHIVCADLDGLGAQCTADETGGRAYTLDVGSDRAIAEMIDVIEDEIAPIDVFCSNAGILRIGGLETSLTDWQQSWDINVMAHVSAARHLVPRMIKRGGGYFLNIASAAGLLNQIGAASYGVSKHAAVGFSEWLAITHGDQGIGVSVACPQAVKTAMTEGMEHSAAAVDGMISAEDVANSCIEAIESNRFLVLPHAKVEGYIQAKAADYDRWITGMQRLRDKFELPKAD